The genomic segment GAAGTCGTGAACGACGGCCTTCACCGCCGCCTCGCCGCCCAGACGGTCCCACAGGGCCTTCTTCGGCGCGTCCTTCGGCGGGGCGATTTCGTTCTGGATCTCGTCGAGGGCCGCACGCAACTCGAACGCGGCGTCGGCGATCTTCATCTTTCGGGCGCGTTCCAACCGGGTCTTGGCGGTCGCCTGGAGCCGGGGCCGGTGGTCCAACAGCGGGACCACGCCGAGCAGCGTGCCCTCGTACAGCCGGTAGCAGCCGCCGTGATCGCCCTTGTTGAAAATGTCGGTCCCGATCAGCGCCGCTTCGTACACGCTGGAGACCACCCGCTTGTCCAGATCGGCCCGCTCGAGCGGCTTGTCCTGAGCCCGCGTCAACCCGACCGTGCCGGCCAGGAGGAGGGCCGCTAGAAGCACCCGCACTCGCATGATCGTCCCCTTCGAGAAAAAAGGATGTGAAACGGGACCGCCCGCGACCCGGTCGTCGTACCGGGTCGGTGTCCGGTGGGAGTGACCGCCACACACGCAACAGTGTACCCGAGCGCGCCGTTCGGGTGAACGGTCCTGCAAATTTCCGTTGGCCGAAGCGCCGCAGATTCAATTTCTTTGTGAAACCCGTACCCGGCCGAGCCTATCGTATGAATATGAGGGTTGCACGCGGGAGACGACGACCATGAGTGACTACGACTACACCCCGCGCCGCCGGCGCGACGAGGACGACGACGACGACCGACCGGTGCGGCGGCGGTTCCGGCCCGAGGAGCGCCCCGGGCGCGGGCCGGCGTATTACGCGCTGTTCGTCGTGCTGGGCGTCGTCATCGGCGGGCTCGTGCTGTGGGGCGTGATCGGGCTCGCGAAGTTCCGCGGCACCAGGCCGGGGCTCGACCCCTCCGCGCAGCCGCGCGAGACGACCCCGGGCGCCCCGCTGGACGCCGAGGAACAAGAAGCCGTCACCCTGTTCGAGCGGGTGCGGGATTCGGTGGTGAACGTGGACGTCGTGTTGGTCCGGCAGGGGCGGCTCGACGAGCAGCCGACCGAGCAGCAGACCAGCGGCGGGTCCGGGTTCGTGTGGGACGCCGAGGGGCGCATCGTCACCAACTACCACGTCGTCGCGGACGTGACCAAGCGGCCCGACGTCACGCAACTGCGCGTGGTGCTGGCGGACCGCTCCGCGTACACCGCCCAGCTCCTCGGCACGGCGCCGGACAGCGACCTGGCGGTGGTGCAGATCAGCGCGCCCAAAGACAAGCTCAAGCCGATCGCGGTGGGCACGTCGGCCGATCTGAAGGTGGGCCAGAAGGCGTACGCCATCGGGAACCCGTTCGGCCTCAGTTTGACCATGACGAAGGGCATGGTCAGCTCGCTCAACCGGATCATCGAATCGCCGTCGGGGGCGCGGATCCCCAAGGTGATCCAGACGGACGCGGCCATCAACCCCGGCAACTCGGGCGGCCCGCTGCTCGACAAGAGCGGGCGGCTGATCGGCGTCAACACGTCGATCGCCACGCCGAACGGCGGTAACGTGGGCATCGGGTTCGCGGTTCCGGTGGACACCGTGAACCGGGTGGTGCCGGAACTGATCCAGAGCGGCCGGTCGCTGCGGCCCGATCTGGGGGTGAAGCTGTACGACGAGCGGCGCCTGCGTCAGGCGCGGTACGATCACGGGGTCATGATCGACCGGGTCGCCCCGAACGGTCCCGCGGCGAAGGCCGGGTTGCGCGGGGTGCAGTACAGCTCCCGGGGCGTGCCGGAGCAGCCGGGCGACCTGATCGTGGCGATCAACGGTCAGACGGTGAACGACATGGAGGACTACGAGCGGGTTCTACGTGACCTGAAACCGGGCGAACCGGTGCCTGTGAAGTTCGTCCGCGGGACGAAGCCGATGGAGCTGACGGTTACTGTTGGCGGGGTGTGAGGTTGAAACGCGGGGCCGCGTTTCTGTCCCCGGGACCGCGGCCGTTTTGGTCGCTCTTCGCGGTGCGGCCGAGACGGCCGCGGCCCCGGGAAAAGTATCTGCCGGTGAAGTCGGCCCGTATCAGCTTCGGTCAACGAGTCGGCTGATCCGTCCCTCTTCAAAGCTGTACTCGGATTCTCCGGTCAGTTCCAGCACGGACCCGGCGGTTGGGCCGCCCGGGATGTCTGCCGCCAACACTCCGCGGTAAGCGATGGACACGAGCGCGGAGTCGGATCGAAACGTGATTCCGGTGATACGCTGCTCCCGCTCCGAAAAGAGCTTCGCCGACTGTTCCGCCAGACTGCGAAACTCGGCCGCCCCGACCGCCGAAGCCGTGACCTGTCCGCCGGACACGTTTTCAAACACCACGTTCGGAGCGAGCAGGGCGAGCATCCCGTTCACGTCGAACCGGTTATACGCCGCGACGAATCGGCCGATCACGTCTCGCATCCCGTCCCCGGTCATCACGAGTCCTCCTGGGCGCGGCTACTTCGTCGGTGCCTTCAGTTGTTTCGCGATAAAATCCCAGGTGTCCTGATACTTTTCCGTCGGGTGATCGGGGTATTTGACGTGGCACTCGACGCCCGCCTTCTCGGCCAGCTTCTGGAAGCCCAGCGCCCAGGCCGGGGAATGAACCTTGTAGTCCGTTTCCGTGACCTTTTCGGGTTGCGTCAGTCCCCAGTTGTTCTCGAAGTACAGCGGGGGCGTACCCTTGTGAAGCAAGTAGTCCGGAGACCACGCTTTGAGCACCGGTAGCAGTTCCTCGTGGCGCTTCAGAGACTCCTTGAAGCTGCACCCGAGCGCGGGGGCGCCCCACTCCACGCCCGGAACCCACTCCTGCATCCGCTTCGGGTCGAGTGTGGGCTGACTGCGGTACGCCGCCGCGCACGTCACCTTGGTCGAAACGCGCGCGACCGGGTCTTTCGCGTTCGGGTCGGCGCGGTCGGCGGCACACGCCACGTACAGGGCCGGCTGCGCCCCCTGCGACCCGCCGCCCACGGCGATCCGGTCCGGATCGAGCTTCCATTTGGCCGCGTGCAAGCGAACGAACTGCACCGCCCGACAGGCATCGGCGGCGACGTAAGAGATCGGCACGGCCACCTTGTCGTCGGTGGCGTCGGTCATCGTCCGCGTCTGCACGGCGATCACCGCGCACTGCGCCTTTCCGAAGTAATCGAGGGCGGCGGGGTGCTTGGCCGGCTTCCAGATCCCACCGTACCAGACCAGGACCGGGTACGGGCCGTCGCCTTTGGGCGGCAGGTAGATGTCGAGCCGCTGGTGCTCGTGCGGGCCGTAGGCCACATCGGCGTGGGTCGGCGTGGGGGCGGCCGCGGTCAGAGGCGCGCTGCCAGAAAGGGCGGCGACAACTCCGACGACGAGGGCGTGAGGAGAACCCGGGGTGAGGAAGATGGCTTTCATTGACGCCACTGTAACATGGCAGAGTTGAGAAGAAAACGTACTGCCTGGGAGGACACGAGTTGCTGAGTTTGTGAGGTATCGTTTCGCCCCTGTGGGCGAAACCCCGGAGCGGGCTGGGGGGGCACGGCGACCGGGGCGTCCCCCCGAACCGTCACGAGGCACAACGTGACGCGGCTTTACTCGCGTCACGTTACGAGGTCATCAATCGTCTTGCGGAAGCCACGATCAGGAAAGTTCGCCGAGGGTAACGGGCGGGGACGACCCGATGGCCACGATGACCAGATCATGGGGCGGGGGCGGAGGGGGCGGGGGGTTACCAACGGTGAGCACGTCCGGCGTGACAAACACGTCCTCCTGGACGGCCGTTTGGATCAAAGTTCCGTTCGGCGCGAATGTCAGGCTTTCGGCACTCACACCGGTCGAAATCGTCGGTTGCGAGGGAACGCCTCCCGAATCGCCGTACCGGTCCACCGATCCGTCCACGCCGACAACGTCTAGCACCTCGGCCCCGTTCGTGGCAAAGGCCACGCTCGCCGAGCGCACTCCACTCGTCAGAAGGCCAAATTTGCCATTTGTGTTTTGCTGGTAGAGATCGCCGTTCTGGAGCGTGAGTTCCCGCACCCGGTCCCCATTCGGGGCGAAGGCCACGCTCACGGCCGCCACCCCGTACCCGCTCGGCAGCACCGTCTGGACGCCCCCGACCGGCGCGCCGTAGGCGACGACACTGCCGTCCTTCATAACAACATCGATCTCTTCCGCCCCGAGCGGGTTGTACGCGACGCTGACCGACAGCACGCCGCCCATCAAGGGCGTAAACCCCGAGCCGTTTTGGTTGTAGCGGTAGAGCACGTCGCTCGCGGAGACAGCGAACAGGTCAAATTGTGACCCGTTCGGGGAGAAGGCCAAGCTCGCGGACGAGGGCACGTCTCGCCCCTCGAGGATTTCCAAACGGAGGCCACCGGTTGGGTACGCGTGTCCGGCTTGTGGCGGGGGCGGGTCTCCGGCAGGTACCGAGCGTAACGGTCGAATATAGCGTCGGAGCATTAGCGCTCTCCGGTCGGACGAACACGATGGCACACCGAGAACCGACACCGATCCACGCGTGCCGGGATCTCAACCCCCGACAGACCCGTTCTGTACGGGAGTGAGCGGGAGATGCAATTTACGTTCCTCCGGCCGAGTCATTCCATTCCGCCTTGTATTTATGACACGAACGGCAGTTTCTGTGGCTGCCTCACCGCATTCTTCGGTTAGACGGTTCCGATCCCGATCGGACCCCTCCCGTCCGGCGGCTCACCCGGACGCGAACGGCGAGCACGAGGGTGCCCGCTATGAGACGGAGCGTGCCGGGTTTCATTCGGAAGCTCGGCGCGCGGTCGATCACGGGCCGGTGACCACCGGGACCGTTCTTCCACTTCTGCGCGGCGAACGGGTGGGGCCGTGCCAGAGTCGAGATCGGTCAGAACTGGCCCGTTTCGATGCGGTGAATCGACTGTTCGGCCTCGAACCGCAGTTCGATGGCCCTCGCCTTCTTCGCCACCTCGCGCAGTGCCGGGAGCGCGTCCTTGGCCGCCGGTCCGATGAAGCCGAGCGCCCGCACCGCCAAGAGCGCGGTCTTCGCGTTCGGGCCGCGCGCGAGGTCGGCCAGCGCCGGCACCGCCGGGGCCGCCTGTTCCTTCATGTCGCTCATGATCCAGACGGAATAGTCCATCAGGGTCTCGTCCGGTCCCCGGAGGAGCTCGATCAGGGTCGGCAGGGCGACGGCCACGCCCTTGGCCAGTTGCCTCAGCTTGGCGTAGCTGGTGTTCCGCCGCAGCGGGTCGGTGCTCTTTAGATCGGCGAGGAGCGGGGCCACGAGACGGGTCTGGCCCGCGCTGCCCGCCCGCACCGGGAAGCGGTAGTACGAGTGGGCGCCGAGGCCGCCGTTGGGCGAGGCATCGATGAGTGCCAGCTCGTCCTGGTTGACGAGGTACTCGTAGCGCTGGACCGTGGGTTGCGTGTTGACAAAGGCCGGCGGGGCCGGGTGCCCCGGCATCGGAGCGAACGGCGACGGGGTGATGATTTCCAGGTACCGGTCGTCCACAACGCGGTAGGTCGGCCCGGCGCCCGGCAGCGCGGGGAACATGCTCAAAGCGGACAGTCGGCCGGTCCGGTCGAACAGGTAGCCGGCCGCGCTCTCGTCGCGCCACTCGCCGAGAAGCCGTTCACGGGCCGTCGGCCCGCGCACCCATTTGGGGTCGTCTCGGAGGGCGGCTTCCTGTTTCCGGTCCGCGTTGAGTTTGTCGAGGTCGGAAAACCCGCCGAACGTGACGAACCCGTCCACCCGCTTGGACCCGCCGCCGGTCTGTTCGAGTGCCGTGCTGAACGCGGCCCGCTGGCCGTCCTTCGTGTTCGCGAACGCGACCCACGCGCGCAGGTTCGCCCCTTCCCAGTGCCGCCAGGTGCTCCCCTCGCCCATTTTTGCGAACGCGACCTCGAACCCGGCCTCGATCTCGCCCTGCAAGCCGCCACCGGCCCTGCGAAACGCGTCCCGCATGTCGTTCTCGGACGACGCCGAACTGCCGCCCAGAAGGCCCTCGACTTCGGCGCGA from the Frigoriglobus tundricola genome contains:
- a CDS encoding nuclear transport factor 2 family protein, translated to MTGDGMRDVIGRFVAAYNRFDVNGMLALLAPNVVFENVSGGQVTASAVGAAEFRSLAEQSAKLFSEREQRITGITFRSDSALVSIAYRGVLAADIPGGPTAGSVLELTGESEYSFEEGRISRLVDRS
- a CDS encoding alpha/beta hydrolase family protein, which encodes MKAIFLTPGSPHALVVGVVAALSGSAPLTAAAPTPTHADVAYGPHEHQRLDIYLPPKGDGPYPVLVWYGGIWKPAKHPAALDYFGKAQCAVIAVQTRTMTDATDDKVAVPISYVAADACRAVQFVRLHAAKWKLDPDRIAVGGGSQGAQPALYVACAADRADPNAKDPVARVSTKVTCAAAYRSQPTLDPKRMQEWVPGVEWGAPALGCSFKESLKRHEELLPVLKAWSPDYLLHKGTPPLYFENNWGLTQPEKVTETDYKVHSPAWALGFQKLAEKAGVECHVKYPDHPTEKYQDTWDFIAKQLKAPTK
- a CDS encoding S1C family serine protease; translation: MSDYDYTPRRRRDEDDDDDRPVRRRFRPEERPGRGPAYYALFVVLGVVIGGLVLWGVIGLAKFRGTRPGLDPSAQPRETTPGAPLDAEEQEAVTLFERVRDSVVNVDVVLVRQGRLDEQPTEQQTSGGSGFVWDAEGRIVTNYHVVADVTKRPDVTQLRVVLADRSAYTAQLLGTAPDSDLAVVQISAPKDKLKPIAVGTSADLKVGQKAYAIGNPFGLSLTMTKGMVSSLNRIIESPSGARIPKVIQTDAAINPGNSGGPLLDKSGRLIGVNTSIATPNGGNVGIGFAVPVDTVNRVVPELIQSGRSLRPDLGVKLYDERRLRQARYDHGVMIDRVAPNGPAAKAGLRGVQYSSRGVPEQPGDLIVAINGQTVNDMEDYERVLRDLKPGEPVPVKFVRGTKPMELTVTVGGV
- a CDS encoding HEAT repeat domain-containing protein, translating into MASVKCPECGARVRVREGSTRLRCPECDERFSLPDGDEEDEAPRPRRRPAARSSSSGTKIAALVVGSLFLFGVLGVAIALIVGGGGKDGGSPAADRSKVTVANFKSVKPGMDRAEVEGLLGGSSASSENDMRDAFRRAGGGLQGEIEAGFEVAFAKMGEGSTWRHWEGANLRAWVAFANTKDGQRAAFSTALEQTGGGSKRVDGFVTFGGFSDLDKLNADRKQEAALRDDPKWVRGPTARERLLGEWRDESAAGYLFDRTGRLSALSMFPALPGAGPTYRVVDDRYLEIITPSPFAPMPGHPAPPAFVNTQPTVQRYEYLVNQDELALIDASPNGGLGAHSYYRFPVRAGSAGQTRLVAPLLADLKSTDPLRRNTSYAKLRQLAKGVAVALPTLIELLRGPDETLMDYSVWIMSDMKEQAAPAVPALADLARGPNAKTALLAVRALGFIGPAAKDALPALREVAKKARAIELRFEAEQSIHRIETGQF
- a CDS encoding WD40 repeat domain-containing protein; the protein is MPSSASLAFSPNGSQFDLFAVSASDVLYRYNQNGSGFTPLMGGVLSVSVAYNPLGAEEIDVVMKDGSVVAYGAPVGGVQTVLPSGYGVAAVSVAFAPNGDRVRELTLQNGDLYQQNTNGKFGLLTSGVRSASVAFATNGAEVLDVVGVDGSVDRYGDSGGVPSQPTISTGVSAESLTFAPNGTLIQTAVQEDVFVTPDVLTVGNPPPPPPPPHDLVIVAIGSSPPVTLGELS